One Echinicola strongylocentroti DNA window includes the following coding sequences:
- a CDS encoding 3-keto-disaccharide hydrolase — MKNKLLLAVACCVLAGVSCSSPKGKSKEIPVQEWQSLFDGESLDGWVPKIHHHETGENYRNTFRVKDDAILVSYDEYNEGFDERYGHLFYEQPYATFHLKWEYRFTEEWLEDAPSYTYRNSGVMFHSQSPESILKEQDWPISVEYQMLAEAEAGVERPTGNMCSPGTEVYYEGEMDPRHCINSTSATYPWDEWVKADLIVFEDSLVIHMVNGDTVLRYTQPQIGGGVANGYDPAIKVDGKLLKEGYIGLQSEGQGVMFRNIQIKDLSTD; from the coding sequence CCAGCCCCAAGGGGAAATCCAAGGAAATACCTGTTCAGGAATGGCAATCACTGTTTGATGGCGAAAGCCTCGATGGATGGGTGCCCAAAATCCACCACCACGAAACAGGTGAAAATTATCGCAATACCTTTCGTGTGAAAGACGATGCTATTCTTGTCAGCTATGACGAGTATAATGAAGGATTTGATGAGCGCTACGGGCATTTGTTTTACGAACAGCCTTATGCTACTTTTCATCTAAAATGGGAATACCGATTTACGGAAGAATGGCTGGAGGATGCGCCGAGTTACACCTATCGAAACAGCGGCGTGATGTTCCATTCCCAATCTCCCGAAAGTATCTTAAAAGAACAAGACTGGCCTATTTCAGTAGAATACCAAATGCTGGCCGAGGCGGAAGCAGGAGTGGAAAGACCTACAGGCAATATGTGCTCGCCCGGCACCGAAGTGTATTATGAAGGGGAAATGGATCCCCGGCATTGCATCAATTCTACCTCGGCTACTTACCCTTGGGATGAATGGGTGAAGGCAGATTTGATTGTTTTTGAGGATTCACTGGTGATCCATATGGTCAATGGGGACACCGTGCTACGCTATACCCAACCGCAGATCGGAGGAGGAGTGGCCAATGGCTATGACCCGGCCATTAAGGTGGACGGAAAACTGCTGAAGGAAGGATATATCGGCTTGCAGTCCGAAGGACAGGGTGTAATGTTCAGGAATATCCAGATCAAGGATTTGTCAACAGATTAA
- a CDS encoding glycoside hydrolase family 16 protein, whose amino-acid sequence MNQGYLLKTGMLLIVLCCLMTVSTAQDVPVEIADRYAGYDLVWQEEFNDAGKPNEAFWSFEEGFVRNHELQYYQEANATVKDGLLIIEGRREQVRNERYEATSEDWRKNQEVAQYSSASINTRGKKAFQYGIIEVRAEIDTAKGMWPAIWTLGTDRPWPSNGEVDIMEFYRVDDQPTILANAAWKKEGGQWDSKWDEQKLPLSNFTKEDPDWPTKFHIWKMEWTEKHIKLYLDEQLLNEIDLTHTVNPDGFNPFHQPHYILLNLAIGSNGGDPSATNLPRTYEVDYVRVYQAK is encoded by the coding sequence ATGAACCAAGGTTACCTCCTTAAAACAGGCATGCTTTTAATCGTTTTGTGCTGTTTGATGACAGTGTCCACTGCCCAAGATGTCCCTGTGGAAATCGCCGATAGGTATGCTGGTTATGACTTGGTTTGGCAAGAGGAATTTAATGATGCGGGGAAGCCCAATGAAGCATTTTGGTCTTTTGAAGAAGGCTTTGTAAGAAACCACGAACTGCAATATTACCAAGAAGCCAATGCTACTGTAAAAGATGGCCTATTGATCATCGAAGGAAGGCGAGAGCAGGTTCGCAATGAGCGGTATGAGGCAACCAGTGAGGATTGGAGGAAAAATCAGGAAGTGGCCCAGTACAGTTCTGCCAGCATCAATACCCGAGGCAAGAAAGCCTTTCAATATGGCATCATAGAAGTCAGGGCAGAGATCGATACCGCTAAAGGTATGTGGCCAGCGATTTGGACATTGGGCACGGATCGTCCCTGGCCTTCCAATGGAGAGGTGGATATCATGGAGTTTTATCGTGTGGATGATCAGCCTACTATTTTGGCGAATGCCGCCTGGAAAAAAGAAGGAGGCCAATGGGACTCCAAGTGGGATGAACAGAAGCTGCCTTTATCCAACTTCACAAAAGAGGATCCAGATTGGCCCACGAAGTTTCACATATGGAAAATGGAATGGACCGAGAAACACATCAAGCTTTATTTGGATGAACAGCTTCTGAATGAAATTGACCTTACTCACACGGTCAACCCGGATGGTTTTAACCCCTTTCACCAGCCCCATTATATCCTGCTGAACTTGGCCATTGGGTCAAATGGAGGAGATCCTTCTGCTACCAATTTACCAAGGACCTATGAAGTGGATTATGTGCGGGTTTATCAGGCAAAGTAG
- a CDS encoding DUF2264 domain-containing protein, with translation MRRKILDFRNDNSMTKVLKTIPFVLCLCLLGALQTAFAQQGKTPSGSRKYYVHTLTKIADPVLVALSENQLKATMPVEKTKDHYDGREEVTYLEAFGRLLSGMAPWLELGPDETAEGQLREKYILLARKAIHNATDPEGADFMNFTQHGQPLVDAAFFAQGLLRAPEQLWEPLSAETKANVIAALKSSRAISPYYSNWLLFTGMVEAALLKFDGEADMVRLAYPLNKHKEWYLGDGMYGDGPEFHWDYYNSFVIQPMLLDITKVLKEKERNMGRDFDLFLKRAQRYAAIQERLIGPDGTYPIIGRSMAYRFGAFQSLSQIALWQQLPEKVKPSQVRGALEAVIRKHMEATDMFDEEGWLTLGFYGHQPEVAEPYISTGSLYLCAEVFLVLGLPKDAPFWSDAEEPWTQKRIWSGGDATRDKAGK, from the coding sequence ATGAGACGTAAGATATTGGATTTTAGAAATGATAATAGCATGACGAAAGTACTGAAAACAATACCATTTGTACTATGTCTTTGCCTACTGGGCGCTTTGCAAACAGCATTCGCCCAGCAGGGAAAAACACCCAGCGGAAGCCGGAAATACTATGTCCACACCTTGACCAAGATAGCCGATCCAGTTTTGGTGGCGCTGAGCGAGAATCAGCTGAAGGCTACAATGCCAGTGGAGAAAACGAAAGACCACTATGACGGCAGGGAAGAAGTAACCTATTTGGAAGCTTTTGGCCGTTTACTTTCCGGAATGGCACCTTGGTTGGAGCTAGGACCTGATGAGACAGCGGAAGGTCAGCTGCGAGAGAAGTACATTCTTTTGGCGCGGAAGGCAATCCACAATGCTACGGATCCCGAAGGGGCTGATTTTATGAATTTTACCCAGCATGGGCAGCCGTTGGTGGATGCCGCTTTTTTTGCACAAGGGCTTTTGAGAGCACCAGAGCAGCTTTGGGAGCCTCTTTCAGCGGAGACCAAGGCCAATGTCATTGCTGCGCTAAAGTCGTCAAGAGCGATTTCTCCCTATTACAGCAATTGGCTGTTGTTTACAGGAATGGTAGAAGCGGCCTTGCTGAAATTTGATGGAGAAGCGGACATGGTTCGATTGGCCTATCCGCTCAATAAACATAAGGAATGGTACCTGGGAGATGGCATGTACGGCGATGGTCCGGAATTTCATTGGGATTACTACAACAGCTTTGTGATCCAGCCCATGTTGCTGGATATCACCAAGGTCCTCAAGGAAAAAGAGAGGAATATGGGCAGGGATTTCGACCTGTTTTTGAAAAGGGCACAACGCTATGCCGCCATCCAAGAAAGGCTGATCGGCCCAGACGGGACGTATCCCATCATCGGAAGGTCCATGGCTTACCGTTTTGGTGCTTTCCAATCGTTGAGTCAGATAGCCCTGTGGCAGCAGCTGCCAGAAAAGGTAAAGCCGTCGCAAGTGAGAGGAGCCTTGGAAGCGGTGATCCGTAAACACATGGAAGCTACGGATATGTTTGATGAGGAGGGTTGGCTGACACTGGGCTTCTATGGCCACCAGCCGGAGGTGGCAGAGCCTTATATCTCTACGGGAAGCCTTTACCTCTGTGCGGAAGTGTTTTTGGTACTCGGGCTGCCCAAGGACGCGCCTTTTTGGTCGGATGCTGAAGAGCCTTGGACGCAAAAGCGTATCTGGAGCGGTGGTGATGCCACAAGGGATAAGGCGGGGAAATAG